In the genome of Myxococcus stipitatus, one region contains:
- a CDS encoding SDR family oxidoreductase — protein sequence MKKVLVLGATSAIAQATVRLLAARGASLYLVGRNAANLDAVTKDAATRGAAKVESKAVDLNDFATHEALVEGAFQALGGLDGVVLAHGVLGDQAESQATWTATEAVLRTNFMSAVSLLTPLANRFEAQKAGTLVVISSVAGDRGRQSNYVYGASKGALNVFLQGLRNRLAKANVAVVTVKPGFVDTPMTAHLPKNKLFASPEKVARGLLRAADSRKNEVYVPGIWALIMLIIKSIPESVFKKLKL from the coding sequence ATGAAGAAAGTGCTCGTCCTCGGCGCCACCAGCGCCATTGCCCAGGCCACGGTGCGGCTGCTCGCCGCGCGAGGGGCCTCGCTGTACCTCGTGGGTCGCAACGCGGCGAACCTGGATGCGGTGACGAAGGATGCCGCCACGCGGGGCGCCGCGAAGGTGGAGTCGAAGGCGGTGGACCTGAACGACTTCGCCACGCATGAGGCGCTGGTGGAGGGGGCGTTCCAGGCGCTGGGCGGGCTGGATGGCGTGGTGCTGGCGCACGGCGTGCTGGGAGACCAGGCGGAGTCGCAGGCCACGTGGACGGCGACGGAGGCGGTGCTGCGCACCAACTTCATGAGCGCCGTGTCGCTCCTGACGCCGCTGGCCAACCGCTTCGAGGCACAGAAGGCGGGCACTCTGGTGGTCATCTCGTCGGTGGCGGGAGACCGGGGCCGGCAGAGCAACTACGTGTACGGCGCGTCGAAGGGCGCGCTGAACGTGTTCCTCCAGGGCCTGCGCAACCGCCTGGCGAAGGCCAACGTGGCGGTGGTGACGGTGAAGCCGGGCTTCGTGGACACACCGATGACGGCGCACCTGCCGAAGAACAAGCTGTTCGCGTCGCCGGAGAAGGTGGCGCGGGGGCTCTTGCGCGCCGCGGACTCGCGCAAGAACGAGGTCTACGTCCCTGGCATCTGGGCGCTCATCATGCTCATCATCAAGAGCATCCCGGAATCCGTGTTCAAGAAGTTGAAGCTCTAG
- a CDS encoding regulatory protein RecX: MEDDRTGQDSRPLRKQKRPRKVSPRYLENAALHYLKRYASTVSQLKRVLVRRVDRSVKEHGGDKAEALGWIEALTQKLVRNGLINDDAYAGMKAQSLRASGRSTRVIAQKLRMKGVDAELVQRKLAQATAEVSDEQAARIWARKKRLGPFRKNLETREENRKRDLAALARAGFSFGTAKKVIDGALD, from the coding sequence GTGGAAGACGACCGGACCGGACAGGACAGCAGGCCCCTCAGGAAGCAGAAGCGACCCCGGAAGGTGTCTCCCCGCTACCTGGAGAACGCGGCGCTGCACTACTTGAAGCGCTATGCCTCCACGGTGAGCCAGCTCAAGCGTGTGCTCGTGCGCCGCGTGGACCGCTCCGTGAAGGAGCACGGCGGAGACAAGGCGGAGGCGCTTGGGTGGATTGAGGCGCTGACGCAGAAGCTGGTGCGCAACGGGCTCATCAATGATGACGCGTACGCGGGGATGAAGGCGCAGTCGTTGCGTGCATCGGGCCGCAGCACGCGGGTGATTGCGCAGAAGCTGCGGATGAAGGGCGTGGACGCGGAGCTGGTGCAGCGCAAGCTGGCGCAGGCGACGGCGGAGGTCTCCGACGAGCAGGCGGCGCGCATCTGGGCGCGGAAGAAGCGGCTGGGGCCGTTCCGCAAGAACCTGGAGACGCGCGAGGAGAACCGCAAGCGGGACCTGGCGGCGCTGGCGCGCGCGGGGTTCTCGTTCGGGACGGCGAAGAAGGTCATCGACGGGGCGCTCGACTGA
- a CDS encoding FAD-binding oxidoreductase: protein MKSLESWGRYPRVEQRTQALTWRSDALPEVSGSVLPHGLGRSYGDSCLNGGGTLLLTSGLDRFIDFDPATGVVRCEAGVSLDMILRLGAPRGWFLPVTPGTKFVTVGGAIANDVHGKNHHCAGTFGRYVRRFELVRSDGSRRICSPDENPDWYGATIGGLGLTGLITWAEVQLKPISNPYVLQETVPLANLDEFLVVARESEADHQFTMAWVDCLARGKKVGRGLLYRGNFAPPQFDGLPLAKSHLSHGIGLAVPMDMPSFCLNRLTVSAFNWLYFHRQNGKPKQRLTHYDPFFYPLDAIYGWNRIYGRKGFLQFQCVVPYSTARDALKDILERSSRGGLPSFLSVLKTFGDIPSPGWLSFPRKGVTLAMDFANRGEKTYRLVEELDRVTREAGGAVYPAKDARMSPESFAAYFPRHTEFAGYVDPAFSSSFWRRMHPVSLPFSLESERASGAPQPQSVLALR from the coding sequence ATGAAGTCATTGGAGTCCTGGGGGCGCTACCCCCGAGTCGAGCAGCGCACGCAGGCGCTGACGTGGCGCTCGGATGCCTTGCCGGAGGTGTCCGGCTCGGTGCTGCCGCACGGGCTGGGACGCAGCTATGGCGACTCCTGCCTCAACGGGGGCGGGACGCTGCTGCTCACGTCGGGGTTGGACCGGTTCATCGACTTCGACCCGGCGACGGGCGTGGTGAGGTGCGAGGCGGGCGTCTCGCTGGACATGATTCTGCGGCTGGGCGCGCCGCGCGGCTGGTTCCTGCCGGTGACGCCGGGGACCAAGTTCGTCACGGTGGGCGGGGCCATCGCCAATGACGTGCATGGCAAGAACCACCACTGCGCGGGCACCTTCGGCCGGTACGTGCGCCGCTTCGAGCTGGTGCGCTCGGATGGCAGCCGCCGCATCTGTTCGCCGGACGAGAACCCGGACTGGTACGGCGCGACGATTGGTGGCCTGGGGCTGACGGGGCTCATCACGTGGGCGGAGGTGCAGCTCAAGCCCATCAGCAATCCGTACGTGCTCCAGGAGACGGTGCCGCTCGCGAACCTGGACGAGTTCCTGGTCGTGGCGCGCGAGTCCGAGGCGGACCACCAGTTCACCATGGCGTGGGTGGACTGCCTGGCGCGCGGCAAGAAGGTGGGCCGGGGGTTGTTGTACCGAGGCAACTTCGCGCCGCCGCAGTTCGACGGGCTGCCGCTGGCGAAGAGCCACCTGTCGCACGGCATCGGGTTGGCCGTGCCCATGGACATGCCGTCGTTCTGCCTGAACCGGCTGACGGTGTCCGCCTTCAACTGGTTGTACTTCCACCGGCAGAACGGCAAGCCCAAGCAGCGGCTGACGCACTACGACCCGTTCTTCTATCCGCTGGATGCCATCTACGGGTGGAACCGCATCTACGGCCGGAAGGGCTTCCTCCAGTTCCAGTGCGTGGTGCCGTACTCGACGGCGCGCGACGCGCTGAAGGACATCCTGGAGCGGAGCTCGCGCGGGGGCCTGCCCAGCTTCCTGTCCGTGTTGAAGACGTTTGGAGACATTCCCTCTCCGGGTTGGCTGTCCTTCCCGCGCAAGGGCGTGACGCTGGCCATGGACTTCGCCAACCGGGGAGAGAAGACGTACCGGCTGGTGGAGGAGCTGGACCGTGTGACGCGCGAGGCGGGGGGCGCGGTATATCCGGCGAAGGATGCGCGCATGAGCCCGGAGAGCTTCGCGGCGTACTTCCCGCGCCACACGGAGTTCGCGGGGTATGTCGACCCGGCGTTCTCCTCGTCGTTCTGGCGGCGGATGCACCCGGTGAGCCTGCCCTTCTCGCTCGAGTCCGAGCGGGCCTCGGGGGCTCCGCAACCGCAGTCCGTGCTGGCGCTTCGCTGA
- a CDS encoding aldo/keto reductase: MAHMTTNTTKQRIDSLARYHLLGRSGLRVSPLALGTMTFGTEWGWGSPKETAHRLLARYLEAGGNFLDTADGYTGGTSEEFIGDYFAKQGGRDSAVIATKFTINTIPGDPNAGGNGRKNIHRALEASLRRLKTDYVDLYWLHVWDGITPLEEVMQTLTDLVSAGKIRYIGLSDVPAWYFARAQTLAERQGWERVVALQLEYSLLERNIEREHIPAALELGASITPWSPLGSGMLSGKYTREGLTAKGEGRLPAIQGGGNPGLEKLFTERNWRIVDTLLEVSRELDRSPAQVALAWVARRPGVASTIIGATKLEQLEANLHALDVEIPRAQAERLEAASRPELVHPYIFFENTFFSGGMFSGGTSIRAEPTWFRPVAR, from the coding sequence ATGGCGCACATGACGACGAACACGACGAAGCAGCGCATCGACTCGTTGGCCCGGTATCACCTGCTGGGGCGCTCTGGTTTGAGGGTGAGTCCGTTGGCCCTGGGGACCATGACGTTCGGCACGGAGTGGGGGTGGGGGAGTCCCAAGGAGACGGCGCACAGGCTGCTGGCCCGCTACCTGGAGGCGGGGGGCAACTTCCTCGACACGGCGGATGGGTACACGGGCGGGACGAGCGAGGAGTTCATCGGGGACTACTTCGCGAAGCAGGGTGGGCGTGACAGCGCCGTCATCGCGACGAAGTTCACCATCAACACGATTCCGGGCGACCCGAACGCGGGAGGCAACGGGCGCAAGAACATCCATCGCGCGCTGGAGGCCTCGCTGCGCCGGCTGAAGACGGACTACGTGGACCTCTACTGGCTGCACGTGTGGGACGGCATCACCCCGCTGGAGGAGGTGATGCAGACGCTGACGGACCTCGTGAGCGCGGGGAAGATTCGCTACATCGGGTTGTCGGACGTGCCGGCGTGGTACTTCGCTCGGGCGCAGACGCTGGCGGAGCGACAGGGTTGGGAGCGGGTGGTCGCGCTTCAGCTCGAGTACTCGCTGCTGGAGCGCAACATCGAGCGCGAGCACATCCCGGCCGCGCTGGAGCTCGGGGCGAGCATCACGCCGTGGAGTCCGCTGGGCTCGGGGATGTTGTCGGGCAAGTACACGCGGGAGGGGCTCACGGCGAAGGGCGAGGGGCGGCTTCCGGCCATCCAGGGAGGAGGAAACCCGGGCCTGGAGAAGCTCTTCACGGAGCGGAACTGGCGCATCGTCGACACGTTGCTGGAGGTGTCGCGAGAGCTGGACAGGTCGCCCGCGCAGGTGGCGCTGGCATGGGTGGCGCGCCGGCCCGGGGTTGCGTCGACGATTATCGGCGCGACGAAGCTGGAGCAGCTCGAGGCGAACCTGCACGCGCTGGATGTGGAGATTCCGCGGGCCCAGGCGGAGCGGCTGGAGGCCGCCAGCCGTCCGGAGCTCGTCCACCCGTACATCTTCTTCGAGAACACGTTCTTCAGCGGGGGCATGTTCAGCGGCGGGACGTCCATCCGCGCGGAGCCGACCTGGTTCCGCCCGGTGGCGCGCTGA
- a CDS encoding Uma2 family endonuclease, with translation MAYGKRETEGVATLADIEALPEGVVGEIIDGTLYTHARPGGGHVYLGLRLFGELDGPFLLGNPGPGGWWLMVEPGVRAAGSPEFVPDLAGWRRERVATLPERQWTLPPDWVCEILSPSTRAYDLNIKRPFYARLGIRHLWLIDMVSRTLTVSELRDGQWAELGVYTDGDSLIRIPPFEDVELRWGWLWRSLQQAD, from the coding sequence ATGGCCTACGGCAAGCGCGAGACAGAGGGTGTCGCGACCCTCGCCGACATCGAGGCTCTGCCTGAGGGCGTCGTGGGCGAGATCATCGATGGTACGCTGTACACACATGCCCGCCCCGGGGGCGGACATGTCTATCTAGGACTGAGATTGTTTGGCGAGCTGGATGGTCCGTTCCTGCTCGGCAACCCCGGCCCCGGCGGGTGGTGGCTCATGGTCGAGCCCGGCGTGCGCGCAGCAGGCTCGCCCGAGTTCGTTCCAGACCTCGCGGGATGGCGACGCGAACGGGTCGCCACGCTCCCGGAGCGGCAGTGGACCCTCCCTCCTGACTGGGTCTGCGAAATCCTGTCACCGTCGACTCGCGCGTATGACCTGAACATCAAGCGCCCGTTCTACGCGAGGCTCGGCATCCGCCATCTGTGGCTCATCGACATGGTCTCGCGCACGCTCACCGTGAGCGAGCTGCGCGACGGGCAATGGGCTGAGCTGGGTGTCTACACCGACGGGGACTCCCTCATCCGAATCCCACCCTTCGAGGACGTCGAGCTGCGCTGGGGATGGCTCTGGCGCTCGCTTCAGCAAGCCGACTGA
- a CDS encoding LysR family transcriptional regulator: MALTPLNELAVFIAVARHKSFTRAAKELGVSTSAVSHTVRLLEERAGGALLSRTTRSVSLTDMGQRLLERAGPGLEAALGALDHLSADASAVTGTLRLTVPVASISTVLEPVLPRFIQEHPHVRVEVRVSDRFVNIVQEGLDAGIRLTESVERDMVQVRLTPPFRFVVVGAPAYLKKRGTPTKPEDLEHHDCISFRAPTTGLVYHWELERGRRELRVPVKGPLVADHAQFMLRMAMAGVGLAYLAEIEVEPALRSGAVRTVLDDWAPSVPGLFLYYPHRARASPPLRAFINLARKLLPVK, encoded by the coding sequence ATGGCCCTGACGCCCCTGAATGAGCTGGCCGTGTTCATCGCCGTCGCCCGGCACAAGAGCTTCACCCGCGCGGCGAAGGAGCTCGGGGTCTCCACCTCCGCCGTGAGCCACACGGTGCGGCTCCTGGAGGAGCGGGCGGGCGGTGCGCTGTTGTCCCGGACGACACGCAGCGTGTCGCTCACGGACATGGGGCAGCGATTGCTCGAACGCGCGGGGCCCGGCCTGGAGGCGGCGCTCGGTGCGCTCGACCACCTGTCCGCCGATGCCTCCGCGGTGACCGGGACGTTGCGGCTCACCGTCCCCGTGGCGTCCATCTCGACCGTGCTCGAGCCTGTCCTGCCGCGCTTCATCCAGGAGCACCCGCACGTGCGCGTGGAGGTGCGAGTGTCCGACCGGTTCGTGAACATCGTGCAGGAGGGCCTCGACGCGGGCATCCGGCTGACCGAGTCCGTCGAGCGCGACATGGTGCAGGTCCGCCTCACACCGCCCTTCCGCTTCGTCGTCGTCGGCGCGCCTGCGTACCTCAAGAAGCGCGGGACCCCCACGAAGCCCGAGGACCTGGAGCATCACGACTGCATCAGCTTCCGGGCCCCCACGACGGGGCTCGTCTACCACTGGGAACTGGAGCGCGGCCGACGCGAGCTGCGGGTGCCCGTGAAGGGGCCGCTGGTCGCGGACCATGCCCAGTTCATGCTGCGCATGGCCATGGCGGGCGTGGGCTTGGCGTACCTCGCGGAGATTGAGGTCGAACCCGCGCTGCGCTCGGGCGCGGTGCGGACCGTGCTCGACGACTGGGCGCCCTCCGTGCCCGGCCTGTTCCTGTACTACCCACACCGCGCCCGTGCCTCACCGCCCCTGCGCGCCTTCATCAACCTGGCGCGCAAGCTCCTCCCGGTGAAGTGA
- a CDS encoding MBL fold metallo-hydrolase, translating to MRLDRQFPASTVRLLCLLWLAPLVGGCLFAGPSHQGPPTRHFDGEKFHNLGDAPSLTMPELVSAALKEPRGAWREYEDLPPGRPPPRRVGPGKLRVTLINHATVLLQADGVNVLTDPIYSDRPSPVPWVGPRRVHPPGIRFEDLPPIDVVVVSHNHYDHMDLPTLRRLEEVHHPRFIVGLGNKALLVDEGFRQVEELDWWQSTDVTPEMKVTAVPAQHRSNRGLTDMAETLWAGYVFSTTGGPVVFAGDTGFGPHFAMVAARFGPMRLSVLPIGAFRPRVIHKVHMGPEDALRAHKVLRSSTSVAMHHNTFPLAFDGQDEAKFLLLRLLAREEVRPRFWALGFGEGRMVEPLPSTSAAVAEMCGVASSVSD from the coding sequence ATGCGCCTGGACCGCCAGTTCCCCGCCTCGACGGTTCGCCTGTTGTGCCTGCTCTGGCTCGCGCCGCTCGTGGGGGGCTGTCTCTTCGCGGGCCCGAGCCATCAGGGCCCTCCGACGCGGCACTTCGACGGGGAGAAGTTCCACAACCTGGGGGATGCGCCCTCGTTGACGATGCCGGAGCTGGTGTCGGCGGCGCTGAAGGAGCCTCGGGGCGCCTGGCGTGAGTACGAGGACCTTCCGCCGGGACGGCCTCCGCCTCGGCGGGTGGGGCCTGGGAAGCTGCGCGTGACGCTCATCAACCACGCCACGGTGCTCCTCCAGGCCGACGGCGTGAATGTGCTGACGGACCCCATCTACTCGGACCGGCCCAGTCCCGTGCCCTGGGTGGGGCCTCGGCGTGTACATCCGCCCGGCATCCGCTTCGAGGACCTGCCGCCCATCGACGTGGTGGTGGTGAGCCACAACCACTACGACCACATGGACCTGCCCACGCTGCGGCGGTTGGAGGAGGTGCACCACCCGCGCTTCATCGTGGGCCTGGGCAACAAGGCGCTGCTGGTGGACGAGGGCTTCCGCCAGGTCGAGGAGCTCGACTGGTGGCAGTCCACGGACGTGACGCCGGAGATGAAGGTGACGGCGGTGCCCGCGCAGCACCGCTCCAACCGAGGGCTCACGGACATGGCGGAGACGCTCTGGGCTGGCTATGTCTTCTCCACCACGGGCGGCCCGGTGGTCTTCGCGGGGGACACGGGCTTCGGTCCGCACTTCGCGATGGTGGCCGCGCGCTTCGGGCCCATGCGGCTGTCGGTGCTGCCCATCGGCGCGTTCCGTCCTCGCGTCATCCACAAGGTCCACATGGGGCCCGAGGACGCCCTGCGGGCGCACAAGGTGCTGCGCTCCTCCACGTCGGTGGCGATGCACCACAACACCTTCCCGCTGGCGTTCGACGGGCAGGACGAGGCCAAGTTCCTGTTGCTGCGGCTCCTCGCGCGCGAGGAGGTGCGCCCTCGCTTCTGGGCGCTGGGGTTCGGCGAGGGCCGCATGGTGGAGCCGCTTCCCTCGACGTCCGCGGCGGTGGCGGAGATGTGTGGAGTTGCGTCGTCTGTCAGCGATTGA
- a CDS encoding Uma2 family endonuclease, translating to MAYGKRETEGVATLADIEALPEGVVGEIIDGTLYVHAQPRPGHMDILGGLFAELRGPFQYGRGGPGGWWIQVEPGIELDGSPEFIPDIAGWRKERIARLPATSWRLAPDWACEVLSPSTRGYDQRIKRPFYARIGIRHLWFVDLESRTLTVSELHEGRWTELGVYGDDDVVRAPPFEEIELRLGELWPLVESSDDR from the coding sequence ATGGCCTACGGCAAGCGCGAGACAGAGGGTGTCGCAACCCTCGCCGACATCGAGGCTCTGCCTGAGGGCGTCGTGGGCGAGATCATCGATGGGACGTTGTATGTGCATGCCCAGCCAAGACCTGGGCATATGGACATCCTGGGAGGCCTGTTCGCCGAGCTGCGGGGGCCATTCCAGTACGGGCGCGGTGGGCCCGGCGGATGGTGGATTCAGGTAGAGCCCGGCATCGAGCTGGACGGCTCGCCAGAGTTCATTCCAGACATCGCCGGGTGGAGGAAGGAGCGCATCGCGCGGCTGCCAGCGACGTCATGGCGTCTGGCTCCCGACTGGGCTTGCGAAGTCCTCTCACCCTCGACGCGAGGCTATGACCAGCGCATCAAGCGCCCGTTCTACGCACGCATCGGCATCCGGCATCTGTGGTTCGTCGACCTGGAGTCGCGCACGCTCACCGTGAGCGAGCTGCACGAGGGACGCTGGACCGAGCTGGGTGTGTACGGTGACGACGACGTGGTTCGAGCGCCACCGTTCGAGGAAATCGAGCTGCGGCTCGGGGAACTCTGGCCTCTCGTGGAGTCTTCGGACGACAGGTAG